The following coding sequences lie in one Apium graveolens cultivar Ventura chromosome 3, ASM990537v1, whole genome shotgun sequence genomic window:
- the LOC141714878 gene encoding uncharacterized protein LOC141714878 yields MLQQVIHPEQQAPLAAPVVTFKQFQSVKPPEFEGSTGPTKARAWLKEMEKAFALVKVEEDQKTDFPSYFLKGEANYWWELKKALEGEGVVSWDRFTDLFQEKYFPRYMKNQMEIKFLELKQGNLSIADYEAKFTELARFVPEQVDTDEKRAKRFQQGLKPWIRSRVAVFELTTYTAVVQKAMIIEGESEASQKEKGP; encoded by the coding sequence atgttacaacaagTCATTCATCCAGAGCAACAAGCACCACTAGCAGCACCGGTAGTTACTTTTAAGCAATTCCAATCGGTGAAGCCTCCGGAATTTGAAGGTTCCACAGgtcctacaaaggcgagagcttggttaaaagaaatggaaaAGGCCTTTGCGTTAGTAAAAGTTGAGGAAGATCAGAAGACGGATTTCCCTAGTTACTTTCTGAAAGGTGaggccaattactggtgggaattgAAGAAGGCTTTGGAGGGCGAAGGTGTAGTGAGTTGGGATAGATTTACCGATCTTTTTcaggagaagtattttcctcgtTACATGAAAaatcagatggagatcaagttcttggAGTTGAAGCAGGGTAATTTGTCGATCGCGGATTATGAAGCCAAGTTCACTGAATTAGccagatttgttcctgagcaGGTGGATACTGATGAAAAGCGAGCCAAGAGGTTTCAGCAGGGATTGAAGCCATGGATCCGTAGCAGGGTAGCAGTGTTCGAGCTGACAACTTATAcagctgttgttcagaaggccatgattattgaaggagagaGTGAAGCATCTCAGAAAGAAAAGGGACCATGA
- the LOC141710995 gene encoding uncharacterized protein LOC141710995 has translation MQEKELDYILVPLGLVFLGVYHTWLLLTVLFYPTKTVIGTNAQTTHRWAVNMMNDPAANGVLAVQTIRNSMMASTVLATAAISLSALISVYISSSSNVDSISSELVYGNKTDIISSIKYFTILLCFLLAFLCNVQCIRYNAHVSFLITLHGSKSSSQSIEYVARNLNRGSFFWSLGLRAFYFSFPLFLWVFGPIPMFVCCCTLSVVLYFLDTTTSFTRDLHKLSVKDYTKVKDVESGGQT, from the exons ATGCAGGAGAAAGAATTGGATTATATACTAGTACCACTGGGACTTGTGTTTTTGGGAGTTTATCATACATGGCTGCTCTTAACTGTTCTCTTCTATCCTACAAAAACTGTCATTGGAACCAATGCTCAAACTACCCACCGCTGGGCTGTCAACATGATGAAT GATCCAGCAGCAAATGGTGTTCTTGCAGTTCAGACAATACGCAACAGCATGATGGCATCTACTGTTCTGGCAACAGCCGCTATATCTCTCAGCGCACTGATCAGTGTTTATATCAGCAGCTCATCCAATGTGGACAGCATATCATCAGAACTAGTATACGGCAATAAAACCGACATTATATCTTCAATCAAGTACTTCACCATCTTGCTCTGCtttcttctagcatttctttGTAATGTGCAGTGCATAAGGTACAATGCTCATGTGAGCTTCTTGATTACCCTACATGGTTCTAAAAGTAGTAGTCAATCAATTGAATACGTGGCGAGAAATTTAAATCGTGGAAGCTTCTTCTGGTCACTTGGCTTACGAGCTTTTTACTTTTCATTTCCACTCTTCCTGTGGGTGTTTGGACCTATACCAATGTTTGTTTGTTGCTGTACGTTGTCAGTTGTGCTGTATTTCTTGGATACGACTACTAGTTTCACAAGAGATCTTCATAAACTATCTGTAAAAGATTATACGAAAGTCAAGGATGTAGAATCTGGTGGGCAGACATAG